A single genomic interval of Helianthus annuus cultivar XRQ/B chromosome 6, HanXRQr2.0-SUNRISE, whole genome shotgun sequence harbors:
- the LOC110944997 gene encoding uncharacterized protein LOC110944997, with protein MREFFAYRMQDRDNKFSLILNARRLYQQFIVDAYTMIESERLNYIRFQQTKLRCESFNSLRSVQQGGQTDLSHTGKPVILPSSFTGGARYMMQNYLDAMALCRNYGYPDFFITITCNPKWPEMVRFIGDTSVKPEDRPDILCRLFKMKLDALIKDLKEKKFLGDINVVVYTVEFQKRGLPHAHLCVFMKADHKVPTVEHIDPFISAEIPDKNEDPELYSLVCEFMIHGPCGQANLKCPCMVGNRCSKNFPKKFLEATSVDSDGFPLYRRRDDGHTVIKKGVTLDNRSVVPYNKRLLRRYQAHINVEWCNQPGSIKYLFKYINKGPDRTTVAVIDSDRGIEEEIPKDEIKEYYEARYVSACEASWRIFACEVHYRYPSVMRLPFHLPGQQNVVFSGEDDIEDVLNKPQVNSSIFLEWMKMNKKPETTKLTYVEFPSKYVWKLKDRCWQPRKNYVVVGRLYSVSPSLGEAYYLRILLTKVKGPRSFEEIRTYEGVVYPTFRDACYACGLLDDDNEYIECIKEASFTGNGHYLRSLFGFAVSDERLKNITLSKIENYLIRNGSSLHRFSPMPVPDEDSTLYEANRLINEELSWDKDEVRVNKLHNSLNDDQRVVYNEIMTAVGRGKGGVFFVYGYGGTGKTFLWKTLAASIRCNGHIVVNVASSGIASLLLSRGRTAHSRFHIPINLTEDSVCHIKPNSEIANLLDEAKLIIWDEAPMVHKHAFEALDRTL; from the exons ATGAGAGAGTTCTTTGCTTATAGGATGCAGGATAGGGACAACAAATTCTCTCTAATCCTTAATGCGAGGAGGTTGTATCAACAGTTTATAGTCGACGCATACACAATGATCGAAAGCGAGCGGCTAAACTACATAAGATTTCAGCAAACCAAATTACGATGCGAATCGTTTAACAGCCTAAGAAGTGTTCAGCAAGGTGGCCAGACTGATTTGTCTCATACTGGAAAACCTGTGATATTACCGTCTTCGTTTACTGGTGGAGCTCGATATATGATGCAAAATTACCTGGATGCTATGGCTTTATGTAGGAATTATGGGTATCCTGATTTTTTCATAACTATTACCTGTAATCCGAAATGGCCCGAGATGGTAAGGTTTATTGGTGACACATCAGTTAAGCCTGAAGACAGACCCGACATTCTTTGTAGATTGTTTAAGATGAAGCTTGATGCATTGATAAAAGACCTTAAGGAAAAAAAATTTCTTGGCGATATTAATGTTG TTGTTTACACCGTTGAATTTCAAAAGCGTGGTCTGCCACATGCTCATTTATGTGTTTTTATGAAAGCTGATCATAAGGTTCCTACTGTTGAACATATTGACCCTTTTATCTCAGCTGAGATTCCTGATAAAAATGAAGATCCTGAATTATATTCTCTGGTCTGTGAGTTCATGATTCATGGTCCATGTGGACAGGCTAACTTGAAATGTCCATGCATGGTAGGCAACCGTTGTTCTAAGAATTTTCCAAAGAAGTTTTTGGAGGCTACTTCTGTTGATTCAGATGGATTTCCGCTTTATAGGCGAAGAGACGATGGTCACACAGTTATTAAGAAGGGTGTCACATTGGACAACAGGAGCGTCGTTCCATACAACAAAAGGCTTCTTAGAAGATATCAGGCGCACATCAATGTGGAGTGGTGCAATCAGCCAGGTTCAATTAAGTATTTATTTAAATACATTAATAAAGGACCAGATAGAACCACTGTTGCTGTTATAGATTCAGACAGAGGGATTGAGGAGGAGATACCGAAAGATGAAATAAAAGAATATTACGAGGCAAGATATGTTTCTGCATGTGAAGCGAGTTGGAGAATATTTGCATGTGAAGTTCACTATCGGTATCCGTCTGTTATGAGGTTACCATTTCATCTTCCAGGCCAGCAAAATGTAGTTTTCAGTGGTGAAGATGATATTGAAGATGTGCTAAACAAACCACAGGTTAATTCTTCTATTTTTTTGGAGTGGATGAAGATGAACAAAAAACCAGAAACAACGAAACTTACGTATGTTGAGTTTCCATCAAAGTATGTATGGAAGTTAAAGGATCGTTGCTGGCAGCCGCGAAAAAATTATGTTGTTGTTGGAAGACTTTATTCAGTTTCTCCTTCGCTTGGTGAAGCTTATTACCTTAGAATTCTTCTAACCAAGGTCAAGGGTCCACGATCTTTTGAAGAAATTAGAACCTATGAGGGTGTTGTTTATCCTACTTTTAGGGATGCATGTTATGCGTGTGGCCTATTAGACGATGACAACGAATACATTGAGTGTATTAAAGAGGCCAGTTTTACAGGAAATGGTCATTATCTTCGTTCATTGTTCG GTTTTGCTGTCTCAGACGAGCGTTTAAAGAATATAACATTGTCTAAAATCGAAAACTATCTTATCCGTAATGGATCCAGCTTGCATAGATTCTCACCAATGCCTGTTCCAGATGAAGATTCTACATTATATGAGGCTAACCGTCTAATAAATGAGGAGCTTTCTTGGGATAAGGATGAAGTTAGGGTCAATAAGCTTCATAATTCTTTAAATGATGATCAAAGAGTAGTGTATAATGAGATTATGACTGCTGTTGGACGTGGGAAAGGTGGTGTTTTTTTTGTGTACGGTTATGGTGGTACAGGTAAGACATTTCTTTGGAAAACTTTAGCTGCTTCCATAAGATGCAATGGACATATTGTTGTTAATGTTGCTTCAAGCGGGATTGCATCACTGTTGTTGTCACGAGGCCGTACCGCCCATTCAAGATTTCATATTCCGATTAATCTTACTGAAGATTCCGTTTGTCATATCAAACCTAATTCTGAAATCGCTAATCTTCTAGACGAAGCCAAGTTGATTATTTGGGACGAAGCACCGATGGTACACAAACATGCTTTTGAAGCTCTTGATCGTACATTGTAA